The proteins below are encoded in one region of Apium graveolens cultivar Ventura chromosome 4, ASM990537v1, whole genome shotgun sequence:
- the LOC141717126 gene encoding F-box/FBD/LRR-repeat protein At1g13570-like: MTPDAKRKRDDECIDDRISNLPRHLIDNILDRMLICDAARTSILSKTWKNIWETYPNILLVEQSMNQFISSMNNKEAVKLQYLRVVNLILLGHVGPILTFFLSIPAYSYLGDTPYFCLWIKQLAEKGVKVLDLRNQHPSRSSNMPSYFFSCSDLTSLFLDNWKLNPPNKFRGFRNLTKITLWCVIFKTNMSFGTQVQKFRLLFCSRIEHLDIQLTNHGRNIRYLNIGRDVKMEKRYALDYNPFTDIKKSFNLRRRAGFLAICLALKLLKSMPSASR; encoded by the coding sequence ATGACCCCTGATGCTAAAAGGAAACGTGATGACGAATGCATTGACGACAGGATCAGCAATTTGCCTAGACACTTAATAGATAATATACTAGATCGCATGCTTATATGCGATGCTGCAAGAACAAGTATTCTGTCAAAAACTTGGAAGAATATCTGGGAAACCTATCCCAATATACTTCTGGTAGAGCAGTCTATGAATCAATTCATATCCTCCATGAATAACAAAGAAGCAGTTAAACTTCAGTACCTTCGAGTTGTCAATTTGATCCTTTTAGGTCATGTTGGGCCCATCTTGACATTTTTTTTGTCGATTCCAGCTTATTCGTATCTTGGTGACACTCCATATTTTTGTTTGTGGATCAAGCAATTGGCTGAGAAAGGGGTTAAGGTTTTAGATCTTCGTAATCAACATCCAAGTCGCTCCAGTAATATGCCCTCTTATTTCTTCTCTTGTTCGGACTTAACTAGTTTATTTCTTGACAACTGGAAACTGAATCCTCCCAATAAATTTAGAGGATTTCGTAATCTTACAAAAATTACCCTTTGGTGTGTCATATTTAAAACCAATATGTCATTTGGGACTCAAGTACAGAAATTTAGATTGTTGTTTTGTTCTAGAATTGAACATCTGGACATCCAACTTACAAATCACGGTAGAAATATTAGATACTTAAATATTGGAAGAGATGTTAAAATGGAGAAGCGTTATGCTCTGGATTACAACCCATTTACCGACATAAAGAAAAGCTTCAATCTGCGCAGGCGCGCAGGCTTCTTGGCAATATGCCTAGCATTGAAACTCTTAAAGTCAATGCCATCAGCCTCTCGGTAA